In Brassica napus cultivar Da-Ae unplaced genomic scaffold, Da-Ae ScsIHWf_2614;HRSCAF=3363, whole genome shotgun sequence, the genomic window AACGAAGAGAAGATGCTGTTGCCAAGTGTAAGTCAACATGAGTTGACTTCATGAGACTCActctctactttttttttcatttgtttttaatattgtgCTGATTTTTTTGCTAATGAAACAACATCGAATTGTGTCCGTAGCTGGTGTGAAGACTAGCGATAAAAACTGGCCACCGTTTTTCCCTATCATACACCACGACATTGCTAACGAGATACCAGTTCATGCACAGAAACTTCAGTATCTGGCATTTGCTAGTTGGTTGGGTATGTTTCATTAGTTGCAACTGTATCCTGTTTAGGAGCTGTGTAAACAGTGAACTAATGGGCTTGTTACTGTTCGAGTTTTCAGGTATAGTTTTGTGTCTCGTGTTCAATGTCATTGCTGTGATAGTCTGCTGGATTAAAGGCGGAGGTGAGCCTTTTTTACTATAGAATGAAGTTTGTGATTGGAATGATGGTTCTAAAATCCTAATGGCAGGTGTCAAAATCTTTTTTCTTGCCACGATCTATGCGCTGCTTGGATGTCCAATTTCATATCTGTTATGGTACAGGCCTCTCTACCGAGCTATGAGGTGATGATACCTTCCCTTATATCTGACTATTCCCTAGACTGGATCATATTGGCACTGTGCctataactgaatattttttcttatcatCTTGCAGGACTGACAGCGCTTTGAAGTTTGGttggtttttcttcttctacctGGTGAGTTTATTGAAAAGAATTCTCATATCTAGATCCGCCTTTCATCTTCATTCTATGCAGGTGTACTTTCTATTTTCTGTATAACTGATATTTCCTCTTAACAGATTCATATCGGGTTCTGCATATTTGCCGCCATTGCTCCTCCGATCATTTTCCGTGGACAATCATTTACGTAAGTCTCAAACATAGCTCCTCTAGTTCTTCTCATTCTCAAGATTTGCAGTGCTTCATGTATAGTTATTTTGACAAGTGTCTCACATGGGAAGTTGTAAGTTGTTCTGATAGATTAGAAAGGCCGATTATGACTTAGGATGAGAACTAGAAAAGCTAAGAATCTTAGGTAGTCGTGTGACTACTAACCAGTCATTTGGAAACATTATGTGTCTCTGTATTATAACTAAACCCTTAGGGCTCATGAAGCCTCGTCCAAGAGTATGTGTCTGTGTATAATAACTAACTGCCTGTGTTGCGACAAGTGATCCTCATTGTCTTCCAATCTGTAGGGGTGTGCTGGCAGCAATTGATGTAGTCAGAGACAGTTTACTAGCCGGGGTATTAACCTTGGCATCCTTTCTATATTCACCACCGATCAGTTTTTTTGTAGCCAACTATTAACCTATCTTAACTTTGATTCTTACTGCAGATCTTCTACTTTGTCGGCTGCGGTCTTTTCTGCTTGGAGGCGCTTCTCAGTCTGTGGGTTCTCCAGGTAAAGTGATAATCACTCCGTGTTCTTCTATATATCAGCTAATGGATACGAAACCAACATATAAGCCAAGTTCTTGCCTTAACGTGTTTCCACCATTGTTGGGATATCTGCAGAAAATATACATCTACTTCAGGGGAAACAAGTAAACAATGCATATACTAGAGCAAATACCACCACACTGCTCCCACGATACCACTCCTTAGAAGGTTTGATTATAGTACTATACCATCTATCTACTAATGTAATTACCATTCGTGCACTTGTCTGTGATAATAGTATGTTTTTGTGTTTGAGTTTTGTTGTACTGTGTGGTGCTGTGTTCTTCGGTTAGTAGTGACAGTGGTAAAAGAAATAATCTCTGTTCTGTTGAGGATTGAACTTTTTGGGGTTGCAAAAGAGTGTACAATCGTGATTCAAACAAGGCTGTATATACAAACGCAGTCCAAACTCCAAATTAAGCAGATGGCGAAACAAAATAACATTTCTTCTATAAGGAAAGGTAAGACTAAAACAGAGATAGAAGGAAAGCACAAAAGCTAGAACTTTAAACCGAACCTGATAGCTACTTGATTGTCGCAAACTTTTTACCGATATGATCTTTAATATCTTAATTTCTTTAGAGATCAAAATTCATCAATAATAATTTTGCTGAtatttgtcaaaatattttatattaaatgtgtCCTTTATTTGtgaatgtattatttttatttgtagataacaacttataattttattaagaaaatcatCTCAGTTTAAGTCGATCGATCGTCTTATTCTTAGTTTCATGGACTTATTAAAGTACcacaaagattttaaaaagaaaaaagttcacATACAAACTGAAAACTCTGTTGCAGTTTTAGTAGCCATTGGATGAACGTAGCCAAATCTATAACCGTTGATATGTGAAGTTCTGTTATAAAGCTGTTAActgtttttctaaaaataaacgTTTAAACCGCGAAAGTCAGAGTCCGCCGTCGTTAGCCCTAACGTAGATCCcaagttattaatttttctaGCTGTTCcacatttctctttctctatcttttgtgATATACCCAGATCGATTCAAAGCCTTAGAAAATTTCTCCGACCACATGGAATCTCGAGGTTCTTCAGATCAAGACAATGAACATATCGTCCAAGTCAGACAAGCTCTGATGTGTCCCGACGGAGGAAGATTCGAAGGTCTCCGAACGGCACGTTTCTTGAATCACACAACAACCTCCATAGACGACGACGTTTTCGAGCTTCCTCTCGACGCCTTCGTGACGTCAGAACCAGAGAAACTCTCCTTCTCCGGATGGGGCTCTCCCTCGGTGAATTGGATCGAGTGGGTGAACGCCATGGCCGAGTCCAACGCCACGATGTGGCGTAGATCAGGAGTCTACGACGCGATCATGGCGTCGCGGTACCAGATAACGAAGCAAGACGATCTGATGACGGCGCTGGTGGAGAAATGGTGCATAGAGACTAACTCATTCGTGTTCCCTTGGGGAGAAGCGACGGTGACGTTGGAGGATATGATCGTTCTCGGTGGGTTCTCGGCTATAGGGAACAACGTTTTGGCTTCGGTGAAACGAGACTCGATGAAGTCTGTTGAGGAGAAGTTGAAGAGAGCGAAGCGTGAGATCGAGGCGAGTTCGATGAGGAGATGTTGCGTTAGTTTGtggatgatggagatgatgaactCTGGGAATGAGATTGAGCATGAGGCGTTCTTGGTTTCTTGGCTTTCACGTTTCGTCTTCCCTAATTCAGGTTTTCTTTAAATGCCTAGAGGTTCTAAATCCAAAAGCATGTACATATTCTAgaactattttaaattaattctcCTCAGGAGGAAAAACCCAAAATTAAATTCATGATCCCTTAAATCcttattatgaaatatatatatgagttttAACCATGGTTCAAAAAATCGGTAACtcaatcatatttatttaaaaatttgatttatacgCATTGTTTTAGATCCGTTAATATCGATTTAAATtagtctaaatatttttaattaagtaATACGGTTGGTAcaaatttttagttttgaatatttaattttgataactcatcaacataattttataattaaacaacaaaactaaaatattttatatctatgtaagaaaaatataataaatcaatatttcATTAACACTTGTATAATAGCTAGTAATTTACAAAGTGCCTAGTTACCTTTTTgcgactttttttttgaacattggtTTCAACTTTCAACCACTAGGCTAACTCCACTTTGTTAATTCAGGTGATCTCGTGAGGGAGAAGCTCTTTGCAGCTGCGGTTCAGCTCGCTAGAGGTGTTAGGCTTGCGCTTGCTCCTGCGGTTCTTGCCGGGATCTACAGCAGTCTTGGAGTTTTGAAGAAACAGCTCGTTGGTGGCTCCGGAGAGGAAGAAACGGTGGTCACTGCTACATCCCCGTTTCAGTTTGTGCAAGTGTGGGCTAGGGAGAGGTTCATGGACGTGCGGCCACCTGGCCAGCCTAGCCAGCTAAAGCCTCACGAGCCAAGAATGGCTCTATGGCACCATCACGGCGGTGGTCAAGAGGCAAACCAGAGTCTCAAAAGTATCCGAACCGTTCTTGATTCCGCTAAAGAGAGTTTCCATCACCGTCCGTACACAAAACCTTTGAAGAACTTTAAGTCTCCTAAGTTCTACTTAGAAGATGACTGTTGGGTGTCTTTGGAGGATGAAGACATTGTAGCGTTTGGTCGGTGTTTGAGATGCTCTAAGCTGGTGGGTTTGAACTGCATTGAGCCTTATTATCCTCACCGTGTGGCGTTGCAGTTTGGTTATGATCAAGATGTTCCTGGAGTAGTCCCCGTGGTGCTGACGGAGTCGCCGGAGCTGGCTTGGAAGGATTATATAAGGCCGATTACAGATGAAATGATTTACATTCCGTCTAGGCTCCGGCGAGCTGATGTTACGGTTAAGTATAT contains:
- the LOC125601572 gene encoding secretory carrier-associated membrane protein 4-like isoform X2 — encoded protein: MNRHHDPNPFDEEEDEIVNPFSKGGGGAGRPVASRPFNVDATDSSKKQRELSDWESELKKRETDIKRREDAVAKSGVKTSDKNWPPFFPIIHHDIANEIPVHAQKLQYLAFASWLGIVLCLVFNVIAVIVCWIKGGGVKIFFLATIYALLGCPISYLLWYRPLYRAMRTDSALKFGWFFFFYLIHIGFCIFAAIAPPIIFRGQSFTGVLAAIDVVRDSLLAGIFYFVGCGLFCLEALLSLWVLQKIYIYFRGNK
- the LOC125601572 gene encoding secretory carrier-associated membrane protein 4-like isoform X1, with the translated sequence MNRHHDPNPFDEEEDEIVNPFSKGGGGAGRPVASRPFNVDATVDIPLDTVNDSSKKQRELSDWESELKKRETDIKRREDAVAKSGVKTSDKNWPPFFPIIHHDIANEIPVHAQKLQYLAFASWLGIVLCLVFNVIAVIVCWIKGGGVKIFFLATIYALLGCPISYLLWYRPLYRAMRTDSALKFGWFFFFYLIHIGFCIFAAIAPPIIFRGQSFTGVLAAIDVVRDSLLAGIFYFVGCGLFCLEALLSLWVLQKIYIYFRGNK